The Pirellulales bacterium DNA window TCTTCTCCCCCGACTGTGGATACTCGCAGAGGACATTGCCGTCATAGATCTGGTGTTCTGTTTCCAAGTCACCAGATGCCGATGCCGCCCAGTGCTGGTCCAAGATCGCGCGGTTGCTCTGCGTTTCCATGTGTACTCCTACAGCTCCCCAATGGGGCTGCTGTCGACACTTTTCTAGTCGTAGTAAGCGATTCTGGTTAACGTCGACGGGGGATGAAGCGTTGAATCGCAGTCTCGACGACTCTGCTGAATCGATAGCATGTCGCGATCCTTTTAGTCTCCTCCATTGCGCTATGCAGGAGCGGAGACACTTCGACACTTTCGCGATTGTCGTCCGCATTTGCCGAGGTCGTGACGATAGCTGAGCCGCGTTGAAGCCCCCGCGCGGTACACACCGGAGAAGCGGTTTTTCCCACATCGGCGGCGCGCCGGGTCAATAAAGCGACGTGCGCGCTACCAACCATGCTCTTCGTCGGTGTGCGGCCTACACCAACGCAAGGGACACCGGCATGCTCCCATTCGGTCGCTGCGTTCCGGCGACCGGCGCCACCCAAGTCGAGGGCCACCGGTTTGCCCGCCTGGCCGAAGCCAACAACAATTGCGTCAAAACGCTGCAATGCCATACGATGCCTTATCGGATGCGGGCAAGCGTAACGGAATACCAGCGACGCTCGTCCGTCCACGTTTGTTCAACCTCGAAGCCCGCATCCGCCAGCAGATTGCCCATGGTCTCGTAGGTGAACTTGTAACTGTTCTCGGTGTGAATGCTTTCGCGTTTCGCCAAAAAGACATTAACATCCGCGACCGTGATGCGCACGTGTTGGTCGCAGCAACTTTCCAGGTGCATCTCGATGCGTGATTGCACGGGATTCCAGAGAACGCGATGGCGGAACCTGTTCAGGTCAAAATCAGCGCCGAGCTCTCGATTGAGGCGGCGCAACATGTTGAGGTTGAACTCGGCCGTGACGCCGTCCCTGTCGTCGTAGGCATTGACGAGTGTCCGCTCGTCTTTCAGCATGTCGACTCCCAGCAGCAGCGCATCGCCCGCCTGGAGCTGGCTGCCCAGATTGCGAAGTATCGTTCGCGCTTCGTCGGGTGCGAAGTTGCCGATGCTCGATCCGATGTACAAGCCCAGCGTTGCGCCGTCGAAGCATTCCAGTCGGGGCGGATGCGTGACGTAGTTCGCTACAAGCGGCGCTATAGATACTTCCGGCGACGAAGTTGCGATCGTCTCGCGGGCTACCTCAAGAGCATCGCACGATACATCAACTGGTACATACAATACTTCGCCCTGCAATCTGGCGGCGACGTTGAGCAGGACAACGGTCTTCGATCCGGTGCCCGCCCCCAACTCGACAAGACGCACAGGTTTCGATCTATCTGGGCAAGCAGCCGCGATGATACAGTCGCCGTAGCGGGCCAGGATATGGCGTTCTGTGCGGGTGGGGTAGTACTCCGGAAGCTGTGTGATGTGTTCAAAAATGCGCGAACCGCGCGCATCGTAGAACATCCACGGCGCGAGAGAACGAGGGCGCGAGAGCAAGCCGCGCTGGACTTCTCTGATCAGCATTTCGCGCGTAGTCAACGAAGAGGGACGCTCCCGGTCCAAGGCGGCAGAGGACGTAATCATGAGAGGAAACACCTTCTACATTGCCAGACGAAAGCCAGAAAACTGCCACCGAGTTGCCGGCGGAAAGAAGTTGCGATACGTCGCGCGCACATGATTCGCCGGCGTGACACAGGATCCTCCGCGTAGAACCATCTGGCCGGACATGAACTTGCCGTTGTATTCGCCCAGCGTTCCAGCCAGGGGCTTGTATCCCGGGTAGCCGAGGTAAGCACTGGCCGTCCATTCCCAACAGTCTCCAAATAATTGCGCGACGCCTGTCGAGCGCGCCTTGGAGGGATGTAGCTTTCCAGTGTCGAGTAGATTTCCGCATGGGGACGATTTGCTTGCGACACATTCCCATTCCGCTTCGGTCGGCAGTCGGCAGCCGCGCCAGCGTGCCAAGGCATCGGCTTCGAAAAAACTGATGTGACATACCGGCACATCCAGCAGCGCGGACAGGTTGCTCCAGCCTCGCAGGGTGAAGACGCGCCAGCCGGTCTCATCGCTTGCGTCACGTTGCCAATAGAGAGGCGCCTGCCAACCTCTGTCCTTCACGGTGTCCCAGCCCGCAGAAAGCCATAGTTCGGGACGGGTGTAGCCGCCGTCCGACATGAATTCCAGGTATTCGCCGCACGTGACTGCGCGGTTTGCGATCTGGAACGATTCCAAAAAGACCTTATGTCGAGGAGCTTCGTTATCGAAGTGAAAATCCAGAGGATTCGCCGCTTGAGGTGGCTGGCCGATCTCGACCATCCCTCCGTTGAAGCTGTGCCATTCGAGCTTCGCAGTCGTAACATCTCGCTCTTCCGTGAAGAGACCAGCGGCAAACGAAGGATGCAGGGGATTCGAGAAAAACGCATGCTTGATGTCAGTCAGCGCGAGTTCCTGGTGCTGCTGCTCGTGGTTCAATCCCAAAATGATCCGCCGTGACGGCTCGTCTTCAATGGGCCGCGCCAGAAGTCTCTCCATTTCCTGGTCTACGTGTGCCCGGTACGCCACGATCTCGTCGAGTGAAGGACGAGAAAAAGAAGCCCGCAACTTCTTCTCCGGAATCTCTTCCCCGAGCGAGTTGTAATAGCTGTTGAAGAGCCAGCGGAACTCTTCGCGGAGGGGCCGGTAGTCTGCCAGGAAAGGCCGCAGCACAAAGGTCTCAAAAAACCACGTGGTGTGCGCCTGATGCCATTTGACCGGACTGGCGTCTGAACATGATTGGACCATCTGATCTTCAGCGGAAAGACCGGCGGCAATCGAGCGGGTCACCGACCGCACCGCTTGAAATGTCGAGCGGAGACTAGACATCACTGCCTTCCTACGATGCGATGGCCCGGGAACCCCCTGGGACGGGAGTTAGTCAAGGTTAGGAACGGCGATTCGACGCGACTATTGGACTAAAGTATTGCCGGCCCGAACCAATACCAAGGTGCAATATCTTTGCCGCTGACCGACAGAAGTCAACTCACGCGTGCCGGGGGCGACGCGCGAGCAGAAGGCCACCTTGGCTCATGCCGCGACGGGTTTACTGCCGGCATCCATTAGTTTGCCCAACCCGACCGGCCGGCCCGATCGGATGGATCGTCCGCGCGAAGTTCCGGCCTGGGAGACGCGTGCCGGAGATTGGCGCGTGTGCGACCCTCGGTCGACATTCCCGCGGCTCACAGGCCAAAGCGGATGACGCCCGAACTAGCAACTTTATTCTGCCCCGACGTGCGCCCCTTTTTCGGCGACCGAGCGTTTCATCAGCAGGACCAGGAACGCCAGCAACACCGCCAGGATCGCTGACACGAAGAAGACGTCAAAGTACGCCATCGACAGCGATTGTTGGCCGCGCAGATCCGACAACCTCTGCAACGCCATTCGCTGCGCCCTGGGCGCATCTCCTGTTTTCTGGAAGAAGAAGGCCTGGGCCTGTGCCAGGTAGGAACTGACCGTCGAGTTAAACGGATCAAGAAACTCTCCGACACGCCACGTGTGGAACTGGTCGCGGCGTACCTGCACAGTCCGGGCCATCGACGTGCCGAAGCTCCCTCCTTCGTTGCGGAGCAAGGCGAATAGGCCCACGGCCGCGGCGCGCAAATGGCGGGGCATGTAGAGGAAAGCGGCCACGTTGAGCGGGGCAAAGGCCATCCCCAGTCCGGCGATCAAGAGGACGCGCGGCCAGATCGCCTGCCACGGGCTTATCTCGAGAGTCATGACCGACATCCAATAGCTGCCGGCCGCCACGACGAGCATGCCTCCGCCGATTAGCCAGCGGCCGTCAACGCCCCGGCCGAGCAATGCGCCGCAGATCAGCAGCATCGAGACCGAGGCGAGGCCAGAGGGAGACATGACCAGGCCTGAGTGATAGGCATCGTAGCCAAACAATGACTGCAGCAGCCCCGGCAGCGACGTGCTCACGGCGTAGAGCACAGCGTATGCGCAAAAGATGATGATGCAGCACACCCAGAAATTGCGCTCGCCCAGCGGACGGAAATTGACAACGGGGTTGTCTCTGCGCATTTCCCAAACGACCAGGCAAATTCCTCCTATCAAGAATATCAGCAGCAGCGTCTGGACCTTTCCGAACGGGTCGCCCAGCCAGTCCCACTCCTGCCCCTTGCTAATCAGTACTTCCCACGCCGACATGACCAGCGCCAAGAGTGCCAGGCCGATGTAGTCGAAATTGAGCGGCCGTCGCAGCAGTTGGGCACGTTCCTGCTTGAGGTAGTCCGGATCCTCGACGAGGAAGTAGGTCAACAAGAACGCGACGCAGCCGATCGGGATGTTGATATAAAAGATCCAGCGCCAACTGTGATAATCGGAGAGATACCCACCCAGTGTGGGGCCGACGACGGGCGCCGTTAGCGCCGCGATGCCGAACATCGTCATGGCCATCCCCTGCTTCTCGGGCGGGAAACTGTCAATCAAAACCGCCTGGCTGGATGGCTGCAGGCCGCCGCCGGCCAGGCCCTGGATGATTCGGAACACGATGATCTGCCACAGGCTGGTGGCCATACCACACAGCGCCGAGGCGATGGTAAAGACCGCGATTGATGCTAGGAAATAGTTGCGCCGGCCCAGGCGGGCCGAGAGCCAGCCGGAAATCGGCAGGATCGTGGCGTTCGCGGCGAGGTAGCAGGTCAGCACCCATTCGGCGTCGACCACCGCCGCCGACAGATCGCCCGCGATGTATCGCAGCGAGACAATCGCAACCGTCGTGTCCAACACTTCCATAAAAGTGGGGATGATCACGGCGGCAGCGACGAACCAACCGTTGATCGCCGGACGGCTGCTTACGGTTGGGGCAACTACGACGCTGCTCATGTTGCGTGCTCGTCTAGCGGCAGGGGACCGTTACGGGTCAGGGTTTGGGGTTTGTTCGGCCTTGTGGAAGTACGGCAAAAGGTTGCAATCGCTCCCCGGCATGCGGCCCCGTGGGGGGCTCTTTGACGTACACGTAAGGTACGACCGACAGGCCGATGAACAGGGGGTCCTTTTCGGGGTCGTAGTCCGTTAGCTCGATGCGGACCGGCAGCCGCTGGACGATCTTGACAAAATTGCCCGTGGCGTTTTGGGGTGGAAGCAGCGAGAGAGTCGTGCCGGTTCCCATGGTAAATCCCGTGATTCGGCCCTCGAACTCTTGGCGG harbors:
- the egtD gene encoding L-histidine N(alpha)-methyltransferase, translating into MITSSAALDRERPSSLTTREMLIREVQRGLLSRPRSLAPWMFYDARGSRIFEHITQLPEYYPTRTERHILARYGDCIIAAACPDRSKPVRLVELGAGTGSKTVVLLNVAARLQGEVLYVPVDVSCDALEVARETIATSSPEVSIAPLVANYVTHPPRLECFDGATLGLYIGSSIGNFAPDEARTILRNLGSQLQAGDALLLGVDMLKDERTLVNAYDDRDGVTAEFNLNMLRRLNRELGADFDLNRFRHRVLWNPVQSRIEMHLESCCDQHVRITVADVNVFLAKRESIHTENSYKFTYETMGNLLADAGFEVEQTWTDERRWYSVTLARIR
- the egtB gene encoding ergothioneine biosynthesis protein EgtB; protein product: MSSLRSTFQAVRSVTRSIAAGLSAEDQMVQSCSDASPVKWHQAHTTWFFETFVLRPFLADYRPLREEFRWLFNSYYNSLGEEIPEKKLRASFSRPSLDEIVAYRAHVDQEMERLLARPIEDEPSRRIILGLNHEQQHQELALTDIKHAFFSNPLHPSFAAGLFTEERDVTTAKLEWHSFNGGMVEIGQPPQAANPLDFHFDNEAPRHKVFLESFQIANRAVTCGEYLEFMSDGGYTRPELWLSAGWDTVKDRGWQAPLYWQRDASDETGWRVFTLRGWSNLSALLDVPVCHISFFEADALARWRGCRLPTEAEWECVASKSSPCGNLLDTGKLHPSKARSTGVAQLFGDCWEWTASAYLGYPGYKPLAGTLGEYNGKFMSGQMVLRGGSCVTPANHVRATYRNFFPPATRWQFSGFRLAM
- a CDS encoding DHA2 family efflux MFS transporter permease subunit — its product is MSSVVVAPTVSSRPAINGWFVAAAVIIPTFMEVLDTTVAIVSLRYIAGDLSAAVVDAEWVLTCYLAANATILPISGWLSARLGRRNYFLASIAVFTIASALCGMATSLWQIIVFRIIQGLAGGGLQPSSQAVLIDSFPPEKQGMAMTMFGIAALTAPVVGPTLGGYLSDYHSWRWIFYINIPIGCVAFLLTYFLVEDPDYLKQERAQLLRRPLNFDYIGLALLALVMSAWEVLISKGQEWDWLGDPFGKVQTLLLIFLIGGICLVVWEMRRDNPVVNFRPLGERNFWVCCIIIFCAYAVLYAVSTSLPGLLQSLFGYDAYHSGLVMSPSGLASVSMLLICGALLGRGVDGRWLIGGGMLVVAAGSYWMSVMTLEISPWQAIWPRVLLIAGLGMAFAPLNVAAFLYMPRHLRAAAVGLFALLRNEGGSFGTSMARTVQVRRDQFHTWRVGEFLDPFNSTVSSYLAQAQAFFFQKTGDAPRAQRMALQRLSDLRGQQSLSMAYFDVFFVSAILAVLLAFLVLLMKRSVAEKGAHVGAE